TCGTCGGCAAGGCGCCGGAGCCGGTGGTCGCCAAGATCCGCGACCGGCTCGCCGTCGCCGAGGCCGACCTCGTCCGCATCGACGCTGCTCTGGAGGCGCTGCCCTCGTGACCGACCGCACCGATTTCGCCGCCGTCGAGGCCGAGCTGGCCGGCCGCGGGTTCACCCGCATGGCCTTCGAGCTGGACAAGATCGAGTCGCTGCTGGACCTGCTCGGCAGCCCGCAGCGGGCGTACCCGTCGATCCACCTGACCGGCACCAACGGCAAGACCTCGACGGCCCGGATGATCGACTCGCTGCTGCGGGCGTTCGGGCTGCACACCGGCCGCTACACCAGCCCGCACCTGGAGAGCGTCCGGGAGCGGATCAGCCTGGACGGCGAGCCGGTGGACGAGGGGCGGTTCGTCGCCACGTACCGGGAGATCGAGCCGCTGGCCCGGCTGGTCGACGAGCGCTCGGCGGAGCCGCTGACGTACTTCGACATGACGACCGCGCTGGCCTTCGCCACCTTCGCCGACGCCCCGGTGGACGTGGCGGTGGTCGAGGTGGGCCTGGGCGGCGCCGAGGACGCCACCAACGTGATCCAGGCCGGGGTGTGCGTGCTCACCCCGGTCGGGCTGGACCACACCGAGTGGCTCGGCGACACCATCCAGGACATCGCGCTGGCCAAGGCGGGCATCATCCACAAGGGCGCGACGGTGATCTCCGCGGCGCAGGAGGAGGAGGCCGCCGGGCCGATCCTGGAGCGCTGCGCCGAGGTCGGCGCGACCATCGCCCGGGAGGGCGCCGAGTTCGGGGTGCTGCGGCGGGCGGTCGCCGTCGGCGGGCAGGTGCTCACCCTCCAGGGTCTCGGCGGCGTCTACGAGGAGGTGTTCATCCCGCTGCACGGCGCCCACCAGGCGCAGAACGCGGCGGTGGCGCTGGCGGCGGTCGAGGCGTTCCTCGGCGCCGGGGCGAAGCGGCAGCTCGACGTCGAGGCGGTCCGGGAGGGCTTCGCCACCGCCAGCTCGCCCGGCCGGCTGGAGCGCGTACGTAGCGCGCCGACCATCCTGCTCGACGGGGCGCACAACCCGCACGGGATGGCGGCCACGGTCGCGGCCCTCCAGGAGGAGTTCGCCTTCAGCAAGCTGGTCGCGGTGGTCGGCGTCCTCGCGGACAAGGACGCGGGCAGCCTGCTGGAGCTGCTGGAGCCGGTGGTCGACCAGGTCGTGGTGACCCGCAACAGCTCGCCCCGGGCGCTGCCGGCCCGGGAGCTGGCCGCGCTGGCGGCGGAGGTCTTCGGACCCGAGCGGGTGGAGGTGGCCGAGGAGATGCCGGACGCGATCGAGGCGGCGGTGGCGATGGCCGAGGAGGACGTACCGGGGGAGCTGAGCGGGGTCGGGGTGCTGGTCACCGGGTCGGTGGTGACGGTGGCCGACGCCCGTCGGCTGCTGAAGCGATGACCGGGCCGGAGCGGGTCACCGAGGGCGACGACCGCCCGGCCGGGGCGGCCGACGGCACCCCCGGCGGGCGACCGCCGCGCCGTTCCGGGCTGCGCAACCCGGAACGGGCGGTACGTGGCCTCGGCGCCGGCACCCTCAGCCTGGAGGCGC
Above is a genomic segment from Micromonospora sp. M71_S20 containing:
- a CDS encoding folylpolyglutamate synthase/dihydrofolate synthase family protein codes for the protein MTDRTDFAAVEAELAGRGFTRMAFELDKIESLLDLLGSPQRAYPSIHLTGTNGKTSTARMIDSLLRAFGLHTGRYTSPHLESVRERISLDGEPVDEGRFVATYREIEPLARLVDERSAEPLTYFDMTTALAFATFADAPVDVAVVEVGLGGAEDATNVIQAGVCVLTPVGLDHTEWLGDTIQDIALAKAGIIHKGATVISAAQEEEAAGPILERCAEVGATIAREGAEFGVLRRAVAVGGQVLTLQGLGGVYEEVFIPLHGAHQAQNAAVALAAVEAFLGAGAKRQLDVEAVREGFATASSPGRLERVRSAPTILLDGAHNPHGMAATVAALQEEFAFSKLVAVVGVLADKDAGSLLELLEPVVDQVVVTRNSSPRALPARELAALAAEVFGPERVEVAEEMPDAIEAAVAMAEEDVPGELSGVGVLVTGSVVTVADARRLLKR